The Legionella sp. PATHC032 genome has a window encoding:
- a CDS encoding ABC-type transport auxiliary lipoprotein family protein — translation MKVLSSVCFILGILTLMSCSPVKVPVTNEYQLTAYSTKQLTRKPRPITMQVTLPEAVAGYQTEEMLYMKKPFKLEPFVKNAWTSPPADMLFPLLVQSLQSSGYFYAVTSSPYSEEADYRLDTQLLKLEQNFIKKPSVLEFSAKIVLTHISDNQIIGSRIVSLQIPCSQDTPYGGVIAANQATFRFTATATDFVVSHIKRD, via the coding sequence ATGAAAGTTCTCAGTAGTGTTTGTTTTATACTAGGAATATTAACACTGATGAGTTGTTCACCTGTTAAAGTCCCAGTGACCAACGAATATCAATTAACAGCATACAGTACCAAGCAATTGACCAGGAAACCCAGGCCCATCACAATGCAAGTTACATTGCCTGAAGCGGTAGCAGGATATCAGACCGAAGAAATGCTTTACATGAAGAAACCTTTTAAATTGGAGCCATTTGTAAAAAACGCGTGGACTTCACCTCCCGCAGATATGCTTTTTCCTTTATTAGTACAAAGTCTACAGAGTTCCGGGTATTTTTATGCCGTCACATCGAGTCCTTATAGTGAAGAAGCAGATTATCGATTAGATACTCAACTATTGAAGTTAGAGCAAAATTTTATCAAGAAACCTAGTGTTCTTGAATTTTCTGCAAAAATAGTACTAACCCATATTAGTGATAATCAAATTATAGGCTCGCGAATTGTTAGCCTGCAAATACCCTGTTCACAAGATACTCCTTATGGCGGAGTTATTGCCGCGAACCAGGCTACATTTCGATTTACTGCAACGGCAACAGACTTTGTTGTATCGCATATTAAACGTGATTAG
- a CDS encoding mevalonate kinase codes for MFYDFETTTFGKWILAGEHAVVRGHEALVFPIKERQLTLKYNPSSPSLSAEFKGSNGSDMHLLFWSVLERGMHLLGRSLNELGGHFYLETNIPVGVGMGASAALCVAMSRWYCTQKMIQDNQCSEFAKQLEHLFHGKSSGLDVAGVASDTGVYFKSGLCTPVKQTIYPYWYLSSCNQIGITSHCIQQVEYLWDKNPELAHQVDRQMVEAVQEAKAVLEEGGGNALNRLAKAINKAADCFLQWGLVSESLQQHMNHLFADGAIAVKPTGSGGGGFVLSLWDKIPSSHIELIPV; via the coding sequence ATGTTTTATGATTTTGAAACCACCACTTTTGGCAAGTGGATTTTAGCAGGTGAGCATGCAGTAGTAAGAGGACATGAAGCTTTAGTATTTCCTATTAAAGAGCGGCAATTAACTTTGAAATATAACCCTTCCTCTCCGTCCTTGAGCGCAGAATTTAAAGGCAGTAATGGTTCTGATATGCATTTATTATTTTGGAGTGTATTAGAGCGCGGTATGCATTTATTAGGGCGTTCACTGAATGAATTAGGTGGTCATTTTTATTTGGAAACCAATATTCCTGTTGGAGTCGGCATGGGTGCTTCGGCGGCGCTTTGTGTTGCAATGAGTCGGTGGTATTGCACGCAGAAAATGATACAAGATAATCAATGCAGTGAATTCGCCAAACAATTAGAACATCTGTTTCATGGTAAAAGCAGCGGTTTGGATGTAGCTGGTGTAGCCTCAGATACCGGAGTATATTTTAAGTCCGGGCTTTGTACTCCAGTAAAACAAACCATTTATCCCTATTGGTATTTATCCTCTTGCAATCAAATTGGCATTACTTCTCATTGTATACAGCAAGTTGAATATTTATGGGATAAAAATCCAGAGCTTGCTCACCAAGTGGATAGGCAAATGGTAGAGGCTGTTCAGGAAGCAAAAGCTGTTTTGGAAGAGGGGGGAGGCAATGCTTTAAATCGTTTGGCAAAAGCGATAAATAAAGCGGCAGATTGTTTTTTACAATGGGGTTTGGTTAGTGAAAGCTTACAACAACATATGAATCATTTGTTTGCTGATGGTGCAATTGCTGTTAAGCCAACTGGTTCAGGTGGTGGAGGGTTTGTATTAAGCCTTTGGGATAAAATTCCTTCATCGCATATAGAGTTGATTCCGGTCTAG
- a CDS encoding ABC transporter ATP-binding protein, producing MSEPVIEIKGMKNCLGGQWVHTDINLTVERGEILAIIGGSGSGKTTILRSLLMLLKPSAGSIKVFGEEIYNLDAEQAFKLRRRWGMLFQHSALFSAMTVLENVMFPMREFTTLDQDFMKELALLKITLVGLSKEAAVKYPSELSGGMQRRAAAARAIAMDPELLFLDEPTTGLDPRGARLFDDLVVFLRDALNLTIVMVSHDIESLKRTTDRVAFVGDGKILSVEPINELMKNKNPLIAEYFSKF from the coding sequence ATGAGCGAACCAGTCATTGAAATCAAGGGAATGAAAAATTGCCTTGGCGGTCAATGGGTGCACACCGATATTAATCTCACCGTAGAGAGAGGAGAAATCCTGGCTATTATAGGTGGCTCTGGAAGTGGCAAAACCACTATATTACGCAGTTTGCTGATGTTATTGAAACCTTCTGCGGGTAGTATTAAAGTATTCGGTGAAGAAATTTATAATCTTGATGCGGAGCAAGCTTTTAAGCTTAGGCGCCGATGGGGTATGTTATTTCAACACAGTGCTTTATTTTCAGCCATGACCGTTCTCGAGAATGTGATGTTCCCAATGAGAGAATTCACTACTTTAGATCAGGATTTTATGAAAGAACTGGCACTTTTAAAAATAACTTTGGTAGGCTTATCTAAGGAAGCGGCTGTGAAATATCCTTCCGAGTTAAGCGGGGGGATGCAGAGAAGAGCTGCTGCGGCAAGAGCTATTGCAATGGATCCAGAGTTATTATTTCTGGATGAGCCTACAACAGGTTTGGATCCCAGGGGAGCCAGACTTTTTGATGATTTGGTTGTTTTTTTAAGAGATGCGTTAAATTTGACAATAGTTATGGTGAGTCATGATATAGAGTCTTTGAAAAGAACAACGGATCGAGTGGCATTTGTAGGTGATGGGAAGATTCTTAGTGTTGAACCCATTAATGAATTGATGAAAAATAAAAACCCGCTAATTGCTGAATACTTTAGCAAATTCTAA
- the eno gene encoding phosphopyruvate hydratase: MHIHKIQAREILDSRGNPTIEADVILKTGVIGRASVPSGASTGSREACELRDNDPKRYAGKGVQKAVKHVNNEINQALQGLTVEDQENLDRILCQLDNTENKSHLGANAMLATSLACARARALSLNQPLHMALNQSEMMIMPVPMMNILNGGAHADNNVDIQEFMIMPIGAPDFPIALQMGTEIFHVLKSVLKKQGLNTSVGDEGGFAPNIQSNRQALDLLSEATEKAGFRLGEDIVFALDVAASELFNEGFYHMHSENQKFDAYQLIEYYANLISSYPIVSIEDGLDEKDWSGWKQLTTHLGNKIQLVGDDLFVTNPQILLEGIAQGVANAILIKVNQIGTLSETRQAIKLAYENGYRCIMSHRSGETEDTFIADLAVASGCGQIKTGSLCRTDRTAKYNQLLRINELASLPYAGKNILKR, encoded by the coding sequence ATGCACATACATAAAATTCAGGCACGTGAAATATTAGATTCTCGCGGTAATCCTACCATTGAGGCAGACGTTATACTAAAAACAGGTGTTATAGGAAGAGCAAGCGTTCCCTCAGGAGCCTCAACAGGAAGCCGGGAAGCATGTGAACTTAGAGACAATGATCCAAAGCGATACGCTGGCAAGGGCGTACAAAAAGCAGTTAAACACGTTAATAACGAGATAAATCAGGCATTACAAGGATTGACAGTTGAGGATCAGGAGAATTTGGACCGCATTTTATGCCAATTAGATAATACAGAAAACAAATCTCATCTGGGAGCTAATGCTATGTTAGCTACTTCTCTGGCATGTGCCAGAGCAAGAGCATTATCTCTTAATCAGCCATTGCATATGGCACTTAATCAGAGCGAGATGATGATCATGCCCGTTCCTATGATGAATATTCTCAATGGAGGTGCTCATGCTGATAATAATGTGGATATTCAGGAATTTATGATCATGCCAATTGGCGCCCCTGATTTTCCAATAGCATTACAAATGGGAACTGAAATCTTTCATGTACTGAAATCTGTGTTAAAAAAGCAAGGATTAAATACTTCTGTTGGTGATGAAGGTGGTTTTGCACCTAATATTCAATCTAATCGTCAGGCGCTGGATCTCCTTAGCGAAGCAACTGAAAAGGCAGGCTTTCGATTGGGAGAAGACATTGTATTTGCCCTGGATGTTGCGGCTTCCGAGCTTTTTAATGAGGGTTTTTATCATATGCATTCTGAAAATCAAAAATTTGATGCCTATCAACTCATAGAATACTATGCAAATCTCATTTCTAGTTATCCCATAGTCAGTATTGAAGATGGCCTGGATGAAAAAGACTGGTCAGGATGGAAGCAATTAACCACTCATTTGGGAAATAAAATTCAGCTCGTCGGAGATGATTTATTTGTTACTAATCCCCAAATTCTACTAGAAGGTATTGCTCAAGGAGTTGCTAACGCCATATTAATTAAAGTCAATCAAATAGGTACTTTAAGTGAAACCAGGCAGGCTATAAAGCTCGCATATGAAAATGGATACCGGTGTATAATGTCCCATCGTTCAGGAGAAACAGAAGATACCTTCATTGCTGATCTTGCAGTTGCCAGTGGTTGTGGTCAAATTAAAACCGGATCTTTGTGTCGTACAGACAGGACTGCGAAATATAATCAGCTATTGAGGATAAATGAATTGGCGTCTTTACCCTATGCTGGAAAAAACATACTAAAAAGGTGA
- the ftsB gene encoding cell division protein FtsB — MRPIFIVLIIALVALQHKLWLGDGNIIQWIKLEKKLEAHKNQNDKLAARNKALEADIKELKSGDQALEEQARYELGMIKQNEVYYQFVD, encoded by the coding sequence ATGCGCCCCATATTCATTGTCTTAATTATTGCTTTAGTTGCTTTACAACATAAGCTATGGCTAGGTGATGGAAATATCATCCAATGGATTAAACTCGAAAAAAAACTGGAGGCTCATAAAAATCAAAACGATAAATTAGCTGCCAGAAATAAAGCTTTGGAAGCAGATATCAAAGAGTTAAAAAGTGGGGATCAAGCCCTTGAAGAACAAGCTCGATATGAACTTGGCATGATTAAGCAGAATGAAGTCTATTATCAATTTGTCGATTAG
- a CDS encoding diphosphomevalonate/mevalonate 3,5-bisphosphate decarboxylase family protein, which translates to MHWFAQAPANIALIKYMGKKDEDSNLPDNSSLSYTLSNLLSSVKLEKLPTKKDIWEPLGIPGAPEFNLSAEAQKRFIDHLIRLKEYFGYIGGFLIQSSNNFPHSSGLASSASSFAALTKCASIALSELTQKPLPSIDEQAQLSRLGSGSSCRSFYAPWALWTGDKVSAIDLPYKDLLHQVIVISSQEKEIPSRVAHKLVKTSPFYETRSERAEANLKLLLNAFENKDWTSIYQICWHEFLDMHQLFKTCEKPFSYITDNTLHILNVIEKFWNEKGDGPVVTMDAGPNVHLLYRSDQIDLARQFKSDYLVGNYDVL; encoded by the coding sequence ATGCATTGGTTTGCTCAGGCACCAGCTAATATTGCTTTGATCAAATATATGGGTAAAAAAGATGAAGATTCCAATTTACCTGATAATTCTTCTCTATCTTACACCTTGAGTAATTTATTAAGTTCTGTGAAATTAGAGAAATTACCAACTAAAAAAGACATTTGGGAGCCGCTTGGTATTCCTGGAGCACCAGAATTCAACCTGTCAGCTGAGGCGCAAAAACGCTTTATTGATCATTTAATACGATTGAAAGAGTATTTTGGATATATTGGTGGATTTTTAATTCAATCCAGTAATAATTTCCCTCATAGTAGTGGTTTAGCGAGCTCTGCTTCCAGTTTTGCTGCCTTAACAAAGTGTGCGTCAATTGCATTAAGTGAACTTACTCAAAAACCTTTGCCTTCTATTGATGAGCAAGCACAATTGAGTCGATTAGGTTCGGGGTCGTCTTGTCGTTCTTTTTATGCGCCATGGGCGTTATGGACGGGAGATAAAGTCTCTGCAATTGATTTGCCTTATAAAGATTTATTACACCAAGTCATAGTAATTAGCAGCCAGGAAAAAGAAATACCGTCCAGGGTGGCGCATAAGCTGGTTAAAACAAGTCCTTTTTATGAAACGCGAAGTGAAAGGGCCGAGGCAAATTTGAAATTATTACTGAACGCTTTTGAAAATAAAGATTGGACGAGTATATACCAAATTTGCTGGCATGAATTTCTCGACATGCATCAATTATTTAAAACCTGTGAAAAACCATTTTCTTACATAACAGATAATACCTTACATATATTGAATGTTATTGAAAAATTTTGGAACGAGAAAGGCGATGGCCCTGTAGTGACTATGGATGCCGGTCCTAATGTTCATTTGCTTTATAGATCAGATCAAATAGATCTCGCACGACAATTTAAATCGGATTATTTGGTAGGAAACTATGATGTTTTATGA
- the ybgF gene encoding tol-pal system protein YbgF encodes MINCKKSIITVCFVLMLPFALWAEAPVIDDSENFAMIDRQEEHDAPLVNPKYDEPQIENAELDGLQNDNYATDTSQPYDEPALVKDDQKSINDSAKLIDKIQQLQKEIQELRGQLEVQAHDLKLLQQQQVAFYKDLDSRLSNSSTSAKTIQNDKPATDISLGSSSPATLKATSPQIKAGSSNNSKPQPVIAVSRANPADEQISYLAAYELVKNKRYDEAIKSMQTFVQKYPRGGYTANAEYWLGELYLVKKDYSKAIEHFEIVLQQYPSSSKAAASLLKSGYAYAGKGDKQEAKKRFQQVVKTYPDTPTAQLASSKLEAINAL; translated from the coding sequence ATGATTAATTGCAAAAAATCCATTATCACCGTATGTTTTGTACTGATGCTTCCTTTCGCCCTATGGGCGGAAGCGCCAGTAATAGATGATAGTGAAAATTTTGCAATGATTGATAGGCAAGAGGAGCATGATGCTCCTCTTGTCAATCCCAAGTACGATGAACCTCAAATTGAGAATGCCGAGTTGGATGGGCTTCAAAACGATAATTATGCAACCGATACTTCTCAACCTTATGATGAACCCGCACTTGTCAAAGACGATCAAAAAAGTATCAACGACAGTGCAAAGTTAATTGATAAAATTCAGCAACTTCAAAAGGAAATACAAGAGTTACGTGGCCAGCTTGAAGTACAGGCGCACGATTTAAAATTATTACAGCAGCAGCAAGTAGCTTTCTACAAGGATTTGGATTCTCGACTATCCAATTCTTCAACTTCGGCAAAAACTATTCAAAATGATAAACCAGCAACAGATATTTCATTAGGATCTAGTTCTCCAGCAACTTTAAAAGCGACTTCTCCTCAAATCAAAGCAGGATCATCTAATAATAGTAAACCACAGCCTGTTATTGCTGTTTCCAGGGCTAATCCTGCAGATGAACAGATAAGCTACCTGGCTGCCTACGAGTTAGTTAAAAACAAACGCTATGATGAAGCGATTAAGTCTATGCAGACTTTTGTGCAAAAATATCCCAGAGGTGGTTATACTGCCAATGCAGAATATTGGTTAGGTGAATTATATCTCGTTAAAAAAGATTATTCTAAAGCAATAGAACATTTTGAGATTGTTTTGCAGCAATATCCTTCATCCAGCAAGGCTGCTGCCAGTTTGTTAAAATCTGGTTATGCTTATGCTGGGAAAGGTGACAAACAAGAAGCCAAAAAGCGTTTTCAACAAGTCGTTAAAACATATCCTGATACGCCAACAGCACAACTAGCCAGCTCTAAATTGGAAGCAATTAATGCTTTATGA
- a CDS encoding MlaD family protein, which yields MESKTNYTIVGLIVLILTAGLLSAGLWLSVGFNQKEYTSYTVYLKESVSGLSVESPVKFNGVQVGYVKEIKLNKNDPRQVELLLNIEKSTPITTSTSATLITQGITGVTYVGLSAGSSDLTPLRKMPGEPYPVIPSKPSLLNQLDAVLKEVAENVGAVSEKAQLIFNEENADNVRKSLANIERITEIIADNGQSINSSLSNFDVFVANMAKASKQFPQLIKDLKTGISKFKSLADNMSAAGKDVSKTMIAGKNTIDQISQQAIPPAVILLRRLNAISANLEKVSNEMRQNPSVIIRGTKAPKLGPGE from the coding sequence TTGGAATCTAAAACCAACTACACCATAGTAGGCCTCATTGTACTTATTCTGACAGCCGGTCTATTATCCGCGGGTTTATGGCTCTCAGTCGGATTTAACCAGAAAGAGTATACTTCCTATACTGTGTATCTCAAGGAGTCTGTTTCTGGCCTCAGTGTCGAATCGCCTGTTAAATTTAATGGGGTTCAGGTTGGTTATGTCAAGGAAATTAAACTCAATAAAAATGATCCCAGGCAAGTGGAATTATTGTTAAATATCGAAAAGAGTACGCCAATAACAACCAGTACTTCTGCAACCTTAATTACACAAGGTATTACAGGCGTCACTTATGTTGGGTTATCTGCTGGTTCATCCGATTTGACTCCTTTACGAAAAATGCCGGGAGAGCCCTATCCTGTAATTCCCTCCAAACCGTCTCTTCTGAATCAGTTGGATGCTGTTTTAAAAGAGGTTGCTGAGAATGTAGGTGCGGTGAGTGAAAAGGCACAACTTATCTTTAATGAAGAAAACGCTGACAATGTGAGAAAATCATTGGCTAATATAGAACGTATTACAGAAATAATTGCCGACAATGGTCAATCAATCAATAGTTCTTTAAGTAATTTTGACGTATTTGTAGCTAATATGGCGAAGGCAAGCAAACAATTCCCTCAGTTGATAAAAGATTTAAAAACAGGTATTTCAAAATTCAAATCTTTGGCTGACAATATGAGTGCTGCGGGTAAGGATGTTTCAAAAACGATGATAGCGGGTAAGAATACTATCGATCAAATTTCCCAACAGGCCATACCTCCAGCAGTAATTTTATTGCGACGCTTGAATGCCATTTCTGCGAACCTTGAAAAGGTCAGTAATGAAATGAGACAAAACCCTTCTGTGATTATTCGAGGTACGAAAGCACCTAAACTTGGGCCAGGGGAATAA
- a CDS encoding Maf family protein translates to MSKFLQQKPIILASSSTIRLKLMNSLGLDFLVVPSNCNEEEIKTRHNSDELIELGITLAKIKALDVSQHYPEHYIIAADQLCVADKKVFNKPLNHHTAVRHLRELSGKQHQQIACLCIVKESKILWQYHETATLTLHHLSEKTIEAYLQAEKPYQSCGAYQYEGLGKWLFKEVQGSEDAILGLPLMPLVKALINLKVVCI, encoded by the coding sequence ATGTCTAAATTTTTACAACAAAAACCGATTATTCTTGCCTCCTCTTCGACCATAAGACTTAAACTCATGAACTCTCTGGGTCTGGATTTTCTTGTAGTACCATCGAATTGTAACGAAGAGGAAATTAAAACAAGGCATAACTCTGACGAACTCATTGAGTTAGGGATTACCCTGGCTAAAATTAAAGCGTTGGATGTAAGCCAACATTACCCAGAGCATTATATCATTGCCGCAGATCAATTATGTGTCGCTGATAAAAAAGTATTTAACAAACCACTGAATCATCACACAGCTGTAAGACATTTGCGAGAATTAAGCGGGAAGCAACATCAACAAATTGCTTGCCTGTGTATTGTTAAAGAGAGCAAAATACTTTGGCAATACCATGAAACGGCTACTCTGACACTACATCATCTAAGTGAAAAAACAATTGAAGCTTATTTACAAGCGGAAAAACCTTATCAGAGTTGCGGTGCTTATCAATATGAAGGTCTAGGGAAGTGGTTATTTAAGGAAGTACAAGGAAGCGAGGATGCTATTCTTGGTTTGCCACTAATGCCATTAGTTAAAGCGCTTATAAACCTTAAAGTGGTATGTATTTAA
- a CDS encoding ZIP family metal transporter, whose translation MLSATSLKIIFAVSIYIVILIAGWYPFKKRIKDDKHIDFPIGETLATGVFLGAALLHMLPESNALFKEMGYNYPFAFIITGVVFLIFLWFEHLGKELYHHHDAEHPAFAILAWAMLSVHSLMLGAALGFTQYNSMVIMLFLAIITHKWAESLAIAIQLNKSSMSTRKSMVFFFFFSLMTPLGIYFGWYFGHGVETNSLFDPILIAASAGTFLYLGTLHGLERCVMVERCCNLSDFSFVIIGFLLMASVAIYV comes from the coding sequence ATGTTGTCCGCAACCAGTTTAAAAATAATTTTTGCTGTTTCAATATATATAGTCATTCTCATTGCAGGCTGGTACCCATTCAAAAAGCGAATTAAAGACGATAAACACATTGATTTTCCCATAGGTGAAACTTTGGCCACAGGCGTTTTTCTGGGCGCAGCACTTCTTCACATGCTACCTGAATCAAACGCCTTATTTAAAGAGATGGGGTATAACTATCCCTTTGCGTTTATTATTACCGGAGTAGTATTCCTTATTTTCTTGTGGTTTGAACATTTAGGAAAAGAACTATACCACCATCATGATGCAGAACATCCTGCTTTCGCGATACTTGCCTGGGCAATGCTTTCTGTTCATTCACTTATGCTGGGAGCTGCTTTAGGTTTTACCCAATACAACTCCATGGTCATTATGCTTTTTTTAGCGATCATCACACATAAGTGGGCAGAAAGTTTGGCCATTGCTATTCAATTAAACAAAAGTTCCATGAGCACCCGAAAAAGTATGGTGTTCTTTTTCTTTTTTAGTCTTATGACACCTTTGGGCATTTACTTTGGTTGGTATTTTGGCCATGGCGTGGAAACTAACTCTTTATTTGACCCTATATTGATTGCGGCATCCGCCGGTACTTTTCTCTATTTGGGAACCTTGCATGGTTTGGAGCGCTGCGTCATGGTGGAGCGTTGCTGTAATTTAAGTGACTTCAGCTTTGTAATCATAGGCTTTTTGCTCATGGCATCGGTGGCCATCTATGTCTAA
- the queE gene encoding 7-carboxy-7-deazaguanine synthase QueE, whose translation MKRFNEQLRITEIFHSLQGESVTVGLPTVFVRLTGCPLRCQYCDTAYAFSGGEVVEIDDILNKVASYQCQHVCVTGGEPLAQPGCIPLLSKLCDAGYFVSLETSGARDIACVDQRVMIIMDLKTPDSREADKNLLSNLNFLKPTDQIKFVLCSRNDYEWACSILSEYQLAERAQLLFSPSWNQLNPTDLANWIIQDKLPVRFQLQLHKILWNDAPGH comes from the coding sequence ATGAAACGATTTAATGAACAATTAAGAATTACGGAGATTTTTCATTCATTGCAAGGAGAATCAGTAACAGTAGGCTTACCTACTGTATTTGTTCGTCTGACTGGTTGTCCATTGCGATGTCAGTATTGTGATACGGCTTATGCTTTTTCAGGAGGTGAAGTCGTTGAAATAGATGATATTTTGAATAAAGTCGCTTCCTATCAATGCCAACATGTTTGTGTTACTGGTGGTGAACCACTAGCTCAACCTGGCTGTATCCCTTTATTAAGTAAACTTTGTGATGCGGGGTACTTTGTTTCTTTGGAAACCAGTGGCGCCAGAGATATAGCCTGTGTAGATCAACGAGTTATGATCATCATGGACTTAAAAACTCCCGATTCCAGGGAGGCTGATAAAAACTTGCTGTCCAATTTGAATTTTCTGAAACCCACTGATCAGATTAAGTTTGTATTATGCAGCCGAAATGATTATGAATGGGCGTGTAGTATACTAAGTGAATATCAGTTAGCTGAACGGGCACAACTCTTATTTTCTCCAAGTTGGAATCAGCTAAATCCTACTGATCTTGCAAATTGGATAATTCAGGATAAATTACCAGTTCGTTTTCAACTACAATTACATAAGATTTTATGGAATGATGCACCTGGTCATTGA
- the pal gene encoding peptidoglycan-associated lipoprotein Pal has translation MKAGSFYKLGLLVASAVLVAACSKTPGSADGGAAVGDGDATAQGLGQMTHFAGQEPGESYTTQAPHNQLYLFAYDDSTLASKYLPSVNAQAEYLKTHPGARVMIAGHTDERGSREYNVALGERRADTVAEILRMAGVSRQQIRVVSYGKERPANYGHDEASHAQNRRVEFIYEATR, from the coding sequence ATGAAAGCCGGATCGTTTTATAAACTGGGACTGCTTGTAGCAAGCGCTGTATTGGTTGCAGCCTGTTCTAAAACCCCAGGCAGTGCGGATGGTGGTGCTGCTGTAGGTGATGGTGATGCTACTGCTCAAGGTTTGGGGCAAATGACTCACTTTGCTGGACAAGAGCCTGGTGAATCTTATACAACGCAGGCACCGCATAATCAATTGTATTTGTTTGCATATGATGACAGCACTTTGGCATCAAAATATTTACCTTCAGTGAACGCGCAGGCAGAATATTTAAAGACTCACCCAGGTGCTCGAGTGATGATAGCAGGACATACTGATGAGCGTGGTAGTCGTGAATATAACGTTGCTCTTGGTGAGCGTCGTGCTGATACTGTAGCTGAAATTTTGCGTATGGCAGGTGTTAGCAGACAACAAATTCGTGTAGTTAGCTATGGCAAAGAGCGCCCAGCTAATTATGGCCATGATGAAGCGTCGCATGCGCAGAATCGACGCGTAGAGTTTATTTATGAGGCAACAAGATGA
- a CDS encoding MlaE family ABC transporter permease produces MEQTSAQIVFEQKNATYQCCGSWSVLSLDGLPKKFGESPLPDSQKITINGEKISAFDSAGALALKKCVDELKKRNNQVELINFSDSQQQMLELIESKQEILSYQLPVVSKEGILYQIGKESENKLHQVDGLIILIGDLSTRLFEAFAYWRRFHLPSIVSVIDSAGLKALPIIGLLSFLIGVVLAYQMGLQLETYGANIFIAYLSGMAIFREFGPLITAIIVAGRTSSSFTAQIGSMKINEEVDAILTMGLSPTELLVLPKVLGLLIVFPLLIFWADIFSIWGAMIMSKNMLNIGFEDFLTRLRDSVGLNQMMLGLYKAPAFSILIALVGCFQGFRVESSADSIGSQTTKSVVQALFLIIIADAAFSIAYSWMGL; encoded by the coding sequence ATGGAACAGACTAGCGCACAAATTGTTTTCGAGCAAAAGAATGCAACATACCAGTGTTGTGGTTCCTGGTCTGTTTTATCACTTGATGGATTACCTAAAAAATTTGGCGAAAGCCCATTGCCTGATTCGCAAAAAATAACTATAAACGGTGAAAAAATAAGTGCCTTTGATAGTGCCGGGGCTTTGGCATTAAAGAAATGCGTAGATGAGCTTAAAAAAAGAAATAACCAGGTTGAATTAATCAATTTTTCCGACAGCCAACAGCAAATGCTGGAACTCATAGAATCCAAACAGGAGATTCTTTCCTACCAATTACCTGTTGTTTCTAAAGAGGGCATACTTTATCAGATTGGTAAGGAGTCAGAAAATAAATTGCATCAGGTTGATGGGTTGATTATTTTGATTGGAGATTTAAGCACAAGGCTTTTCGAAGCGTTTGCTTATTGGCGGCGATTTCATTTACCCAGTATTGTTTCTGTTATTGATTCTGCCGGGCTAAAAGCATTGCCTATCATTGGCTTGTTGTCTTTTTTGATAGGAGTCGTTTTAGCTTATCAAATGGGTTTACAATTAGAAACTTATGGTGCCAATATTTTTATTGCTTATTTATCTGGCATGGCAATTTTTCGGGAATTTGGCCCTTTAATTACAGCAATTATTGTAGCGGGGAGAACCAGTTCATCATTCACAGCTCAAATCGGCAGTATGAAGATTAATGAAGAAGTAGATGCGATCTTGACCATGGGGCTTTCTCCTACTGAATTATTAGTCTTACCAAAAGTATTGGGTTTATTAATAGTGTTTCCTTTGTTAATTTTTTGGGCAGATATCTTTAGCATTTGGGGGGCAATGATCATGTCCAAAAATATGTTAAACATCGGTTTCGAAGATTTTTTAACTCGCTTGAGAGATTCCGTAGGACTTAACCAAATGATGCTGGGTTTATATAAAGCTCCTGCCTTCTCAATATTAATTGCTTTAGTGGGTTGTTTTCAGGGGTTTAGAGTAGAATCAAGTGCTGATAGTATAGGAAGCCAAACAACCAAAAGTGTTGTGCAAGCTTTATTCTTAATTATTATTGCTGACGCTGCTTTCTCCATAGCTTATAGCTGGATGGGTTTATAA